GCCATTGCAGATGATCTTCCACGCATGGGTAAAGCATCGATCAGAAAACCCAGTTTATTAGAGCACGCAGAGATGGGACACTTGGAGTTGGATCAAGTAGACGATTATGGCCGACGATGGAGGCATTTCCATATTGGCGGACAAGACTATCAAGTCAACATGAGTGTTTTGGAGCCATACCTCCAAGTACTCTCACACGGAGGTGAGTTTTAGCTTAAATTTAGCTTAAATTGCGGAGAATTACACACTAAACTTGACCATCTTTTGTAGGGTACTATGGAGACGGATCGACGGCCATCATCATGTTTACCTCCTGCTACCTTCCAGAAAACACAACAGAACACTATGAGTATGTGATGGACAACCTGTTCAGGTAAAATGGGTTTCTCTGCAGATATTAATTGGAgattgttcatttttgggtaaatgcTTATTTATGGTTTCTTTGGGTTTAGGTACATCATTGGCACACTGGACTTGATGGTGTCTGAGAATTACATTTTGGTGTATCTGTGTGGAATGGCTCCTCGCAATAAGATGCCTGGCATTAAGTGGCTGCGACAGTGTTACATGTCCATTGACAGAAGGTGAGTCGTACTAAAGGTTATGTGATTTATGAGCCTATTAACAGTTTCATGCTCAAAGACAATGATAAACAAACATATCTGGGAAATGCAAAATATCCATGGTGAGATTTTATTCTCTTGGATCTGatgtctatttttatttagtgctattcattcattttaatttggctcagtcccttatttatcaggggtcaccacagcggaatgaaccaccaactattccggtatatgttttaggcagcggatgtccttctggttactacccagtactgggaaacaccttcacaaacacacacacacactcatacagaagggcggattggccatctggcaattctggcaaatggcagaagggccggaccattttttaaatgtgggccgttcagttttttttttttatatatgtattgtttttacatgctggCAGATTTTATCTCTTGCAAAAtgtgaatatgatgatgatgatgataatagtaataataataatattaaatgttaagcatttggcctaAACCATGACGGCTGGCTGGTTTTGAGATGGaccgacccaatctgaggttacgcGGACGTAATTagaatctggcaagaatgtcaaacaaaataagtgctaattgtcagagatagtgccaaaaagctcagagaaagcaaatAAGGGCTCTAAAAACAGACGCTGCCAAAAGCATAAAATTAACTTTgctccagtcacatacattaaatgtttaaatatctattatatatggtactgcttatataattgccccatctgtacaccaatataagtagtgaatgtgtgtgtccgtTGGTGGGGCTTTGTCGATGtgataatgtgggctggtgtggctactgTGCCAGGGCTGTATTTTAGCCCAGTCCGTCCcttcatacactatgaccaatttagtcaatccaattcacctatagcgcatgtctttggactttgggggaaattggagcacttggaggaaacccacgcaaacacatggagaacatgcaaactctacacagaaatgccaactgacccagccgggactttaTCCAGCGACCCTCAAGCTGTGAGGTGAAAATGCTttctactgagccaccgtgcccgcCCAAATAGTGATATTATTGGTCAGTATTAAATTTCTTTACGTTGTGGTCAACAGAAATGATTGGTGGAGAAAGTTTAAATGCATGATTCCACATTCTGTCACTGACTTCTCaaactacatttttatttgtgccctctagtggtgaaaattacaTGCTGTGCCTTTGGAATCAACAGAATGTAATTGTTTATGGGGAATTGTCTTTATGTTCAAATATTTACTTTTGAGACAGCCTGtagaattttatttgattttattatttatttgaatcatttattttattttaaacagctttttgcTGTTGTTACCACTGCTGTAGTACTTTTGTAGCTGCACTAATTCTGTTTTTGTataatatttaacttaatttataaataataattattacagtaatcatttaatttatatatttaatttgatttaatgttACTAAACTAAGctcagggtggcacagtggctcagtgggtagcactgtcacctcacagcaagaaggtcaccggttcaagccagttggcatttccatgtggagtttgcatgtttcgcGTGGGTATCCTccacgtgctccggtttcccccacagtccaaagacatgcagtatagttaaataaattaactaaattggccatagtgtatgtgtgtgactgagtgtgagagtgtaatggtttttcccagtactgggttgcagcaggaaggacaacccctgataaataaggggctaagtctaaggaaaatggatgaataaatgaaactgAACTTAATTAAACTTTGTGAAAGTGTTGTTAGCTGCAAGATTAATAATATCACAAACTTTGATATGATGCAATGAAGTATATGAAAGTTAGACAAAAGATTGTTCTTAACTGCTTCATTGAGGGAAATGACTACAATCCCATGAAGCATTGTGAACAGCACAACCAAATTAAATCAATaacgaaacaaaaacacaattcaaataaacaataaaaacaacaattaaaaagtttatggttatatatatagaaacaaaatatttaaatcagtcctgggcaaagattaatcgtgattaatcacatacaaaataaaagatgtgtgtattaaatatattaattatgtatatgttatacacacgcatgcatagaaacaaaattatacaaaacaattcagaataatatataattagtataatatacatacatattttatatctaaatataattaaacattttctcaaatatttgcatgcatgtatgtattaataaatacataataaatatacacagtagcacacactcacactttaattatgtcaaaacaaacttttatatcGGATGAGATGTTACTTGATGCATCTTTAATGAGACAagtttttgcccagcactaatttaaatgttatatatttcattattttcagGCTTTTTTGAGAGAGTTCAAAATAGCAATCAATACACGTGTAAAATCTAGTCAGTTTTGTACTAATTAAGTTCAAAGAGAAAACTGGTTTTAAACTAATAATATGTCACAcacagtggctcattggttagcactgtcacctcacagcaagaaggtcgctggttcgattcctAGCTGGGTCAattgctccgggtgctctggtttcccccatagtccaaaaacatgcggtacaggagaattgaataaactaaataggccacaatgtatgtgtgtgaatgagtgtgtatggatgtttcctagtactgggttgcagctgaaatggcatccgctgtgtaaaacatatgctggataagttgacagttcattccactgtggtgacccctgattaatatagtGATTAAgccaatggaaaatgaatgaagaatatgTCGTAATAATGGTGTTTTTATAATAACACACACAGTCTGCAGTGTAAATTTCCATCAGTTCCAGAAGAGGGCGTCTGTGTTTAAGCTCTGTGTTGCTCTCCCTTATCTTTAGTTCCTTTTGGACATGAGCACCACCTCTACTCTCTTTCTTAATGCCCCTCGTATGAAATACGATAGGAATGCTGCGGACTTGTTCATAGAGTGCCTTGTTATCAGACATTCCTCAGATAACCTCTGACCTGCTCTCAGCTGTCATGTTTTTCTGTTGTTCTTGCTATATTTAGACAGTTATAGATTGCATACTTCAATGGGAATTAGTTTCTTGAGGTTTATCATAACTCTCCAAGGCCAACGCGGCTGTAATAGACGAAAAAgttatctttaaaaaatgtaaatcacaGTGTGTTTATGTAGACATTTTCAATTGTGTAAAGGATAGCAAATGTAGTCATTATTACCATTACTCCAAAACAAATCCGGCAGTGATCGGGATcttaaaagttttattattattattattattactattatgattGAAGAACCAATGGAAAATCATATTAAATGGAAGTGTCTTCTTCTCACATTGAGGTGAAGGCCATTCTCATAAAAGTGTTTGTGCGCTCGGGGAATTCAAGGTCAGCTTATCATGTGAGATCGGTTTAGGAAATGTGGAACTGAAGGAGTGCGGGATGCTCTTGAAAGGCCTGATTTGTCATTCCTGTTTTTCTCCATTGCGTCATGCAGTGAAGTTTCCTCCGCAGACAGTCATACACTGCTGACTCTACAGACAGCAACAgacaacaacacaaacaaacagtgTCAGGCATGACTTCACTGAAGCAAAGAGGAGAAATAACTGACAGAAGTCTGTGTGAATGTCGCTCAATCTACAGGAAAACCCCTGAGATCCGCTCTTTCAGATTTCTTTCAGCATAATGTTCATAGAAACACACAGACTGCTCTGAAACCTTGAGATTGCACTAaggcactttaattttaattttatttgaagaaaaaaaaaagtcaaaataaataaatcaaaaaataaaatcaaaatcaatcaaaatatttatttattaagtgagTTTGAGAGATTTTGAGATGTCAGCTTGTGtcatttttgtttacatattagCATAAGATGTATTGGGGATCCTTCCTAAATGTTTAAAGatgatagttttattaacttatgATATTATTAAGAGTATTATTGTGATGATATTAACACTACACACTCAATCTTATCTTTTGTATAGCATTAAGTGTAATGTCTTTAAGCATTACCATTccttaaaaaaactataaagcattTTTGACTAGGAAGTGTTTAAACAAATCTTCTTCAACTCCAAGTCTGTCCGTGTCCCATGATTCAACGCCCTCATGGCTTCAAACGGGTCAGGGTGGTGCTGTGCCAGTCAGCGATTGCTCTTGTGTGTCATCATCAATCCAGAGAAGCTGACTCCAAACCAGATATCTGAAACTAAATGTTGTTGTGTGCATGTGATGCTTCAGACTGATTTAGCTTTCTGTGAATCCTCTACAGGTTAAGGAAAGATCTGAAAGGGCTGTTTGTGGTTCATCCGGCCTGGTATGTTAGAGCGCTCATCACTGTCATCAAACCCTTCATCAGGTCAGCACAAATCTCTTGTTTTAGGATTGTTTTTTTGGTGTTACTTGGTCGACACTGTGCTGATTGACtgaacatttttgttgttttttttgttatgaAGGCTTTTTGAAGTTCAcattctctgtctctctctctttctctctctctctatctctctgtgGCAGTGAGAAGTTCAGCAGGAAGATGCGCTTCATCCACAGCCTGCAGGAACTGGCAGAGTTTGTTCCTGTGGAGCAGCTGCAAATCCCAGACTGCATCAGAGAGTGAGTGGCCACACCGCCatcacacactatatatatatatgtgcagttgaagacaaaattattagctaataattcaggagggctaataattctgactttaactgtgacTGAAATCTCAACTTATAGaggtgaaatatttaaaaataacactttactGTAAGGTTGCATTCACTAAAATTTGCAATCAGTTGTTTTGATATTTAAGGGTTGGTagggtcatttctgtgtgaagtttgcaggttctccctgtgCTTTCCCTCAGGGTGCTACAGACCCTATGTGGTGTAGGTGAACTggagaaactaaattggctttaatgtgtgaatggaagtgtgtgaatgtttccatGCACTGGGGATTTACGACTTAGTGTCcgctcagtgctgggttgtgactggaagagcatccgctgcataaaacatttgccagagtaattggaggttcattcctctgtggcaacccctgataaagcatttaataagccaaaggaatgtgagtgagtgagggaaAAGGTTGGttcactgaaaatgaaaatgatttactcaccctcaactaGGCTTTCCATGATTTTCTGTTATCTCTTAAACTCGTAAAAGAAATGTGTGGGAGAAACAAAGCTTTCCAAAACCTCAAAACAACAGAACTGATTGCttaacaaaattatttactgGTTCAAAGTGTACAAAACACCAAATTCTAAGAACACCTGCTGGTCAAaagcattatatatttatattatatacagctaTGTtctgcggtggcacagtgggtagcgatgtcgcctcacagcaaaaaggtcgctggtacaagcttggctgggccagttggcatttctgtgtggagtttgcatgttctccaagtgtttgtgtgggtttcctccgggtgctccagtgtctcccacaagtccaaagacatgcgctataggtgaattgggtaagctaaattgtctgtagtgtatgagtgtgaatgagagtgtatgggtgttttccagtgcagctggaagggcatctgctgcgaaaaacatatgctggattagttggcaattcattcctatgtggcgaacccagataagtaaagggactaagatgaaaaagaaaatgaatgaatgaataagaataaatatgaataaagccaatattttttcatttttaataatacagTGAAGTTTAATTATTCGTTATTATATTGCTTGCCAGTTATAAAAGTTGGTTATAACACTGTTCTGTAAATAATTTAcgtaaagagatagttcacccaaaattggaAATCACTTCATCATTTAATCTCCCTCctcttgtttcaaacatttatgagtttctttacacttttgaatacaaaagaagatgatttgaagaatgctgaaaacctgtaattgacttgaaaaacaaatactatggatgtcaagacttccaggtttccagctttcttcaacatattttcttttgtgtaaatgatgtcagaatgttCCCTTTTttctgaactatctctttaaagagTTCCCCATGCATCTGATTCCTTGTTTTCTATTGTTGTCGTGCAGGTATGATACGCAGCTGAACAGGTGAAGGTGTTGCTGATGGAGCGAGATCGCTGGTGTTTATACTGTACAGGTCACATACATGTGGGATTCAGAACAGCCTGAGGTCAATGGTCAAAGCTTTAGGGCAAATGACAGAAACACAGTTTCCTAACAGACAGCACTCTTTGAGGAAATACAAAACAGCCAGTGTTGTCCTTCAGAGAGCTGTGTGCAGCTGTGTGTGTCAGGAGAGATCTCAAGCCTTTAAACtgttacacaaaaacacacacaatcctCCACTGTTTGCCCAGAACTTAGAAAATGACTTTATTATAGAGCCCTGACCTTTCCTAAAAGATATGATCTTCAAGAATGAGACGCTGAACACACATTTTCACTAAATATATACAAAACTTGCGGTGAATGTTCCCAGATTAAgggtatatattatttaaaataaggtttcattgttttgtttcatggctcttttttaattatttgcacTAAATTATTAGTAAATGTCACTGTAAGTATACTCTTATGAAAAGCTGAATCATTTAAAATCCAAATGAATCATTATTGGTTTcaagttttggtaacactttacaataaggttgtattagttaaagcatttactaacatgactaAACAATcaacattacatttattacagtgtttctTCATGTTAGTTCAAGAAAAtcaatttcagtttgctttatttttttcattcaaaacatcacaataaattATAATGCAGAACTAAATTACGTTGCATCAGACCCAACAAGAACTTAAACATCAAACACCATAAAacctaacataataaataagcctttatcattttttttataattataatgtaacctaatttttttttaaatcacagaaGGGAATAAATGAGTACTTTAATAACTATTGCAGAGTTTGCTTTTATAATCATgatggcttgagaaagccaacatactgttatactatataaacttcttcttctgagactcaTTTCTTATTCATCTCCTCCTAGatcgttcatactacaaccaccaaacttacTACAAGCCTCCAAACTGGACTGACTTGAGTttctatatcttttccaactgatccgacttacggTTTACCGAAAACTGATCTGGAAAATCttaaagtcccattgacttaacattgaaccAAACTTTATGACTTCATATCTTTGCGCCAGattgtcatacagacttaaggttgggctcatttaactcagacttcgaatctgccaatcactgacctttcaacttactagtcatactctagcaaccacttacggcaccctagcaactgttccattcacttccattatgAAAACTGCTATTGGCATACATTCTCAAGCCACTATAAAGTTTGTCTCTGACCTTTACTTTTCTAGttataatattaacatcttattctaatttaactatttattaatttaaaattacataCTAGCTactcaataatatttaaaatatggtcGTATTTAAGTCTTCTAATGACTGGATAAAAACGAAACTTTTCACGAAACTGCGCTGATTTGATCCTTAGGCTTCACTAATGCTTGCCTGATGGCATGAGCGTGAGTAGACTAGGGCTATTTGCCCTAGACAGATAGCATTGTTGATCCCTCGATAGGTGTCATTTTGACTCCAACAGACCATTCAACTGACTTTAATGGTGTTCTTGTACAGttatacagttgttcattgtaggcatgggccagtataagattctgactatgataaccttggataaaaatatcacagtatcacagtattgtaatgactgctctaaaacatattctttttaaatgtctgagtaaaaaacaaaaacttgtttcccttttaaactcaaaagattttattttaaaaacttttaaaataatttggagcagtaaacatgtcagactaaataattcaaatgagttattaacttgtgCCGTCTTTATTAGATccaaaaaacactgatttctttacattgTGAAATGACATCTtcagatatcttttctgctgcagatactgctgtcctaaaaaacaaaaaagtgaataaaaaaacatgtatcTTAGGAATAGTTTTACAGAAAATTCtttttaaaccttgacttttccaaacttgaaaacggttatcgtcccatgcctagttcatTGTTACACAGTTCATTAGCTAATtctaacaagcatgaatttggatgttaataatgcattagaaaATGTTGAACTTTGATTACTAAACATTGTATTAGTTCACATTAGTTAAGGATTTACCTAatgaaaccttactgtaaagtgtgaccaagtttTCAAActactacactacctgactaaagtcttgttgcctatctaagttttacgaacaacaaataataacttgacttctagttgatcatttggtatcagaagtggcttatataaagggctaaagcctctagattatgctgaTTTTACCAAAatagaatagggtatatgccgagcctGTATATatacctgttattgtgaactttttctcattttatacggttccttattaagcatcgatgttgtattgtcattaaaatacattcagttaaataaactttaacatttatttagttgctcaagcgtaaaacgagacaaaaagccgtttactcgcacgcaccagtcagaatcggcaggctaacacagaagct
This sequence is a window from Danio rerio strain Tuebingen ecotype United States chromosome 16, GRCz12tu, whole genome shotgun sequence. Protein-coding genes within it:
- the bnipl gene encoding bcl-2/adenovirus E1B 19 kDa-interacting protein 2-like protein isoform X1 — translated: MELREEWQDEEFPRPLPEDTHSPGDEEESAGAEGKKPVPPTSLALTGNTVRKKRLVAPTLSLTLDKTSTDRSLKSDEFEASALSPSPDDDLDMDINLEALETPSDSESYNFPESMHDLEWEDDLPRMGKASIRKPSLLEHAEMGHLELDQVDDYGRRWRHFHIGGQDYQVNMSVLEPYLQVLSHGGYYGDGSTAIIMFTSCYLPENTTEHYEYVMDNLFRYIIGTLDLMVSENYILVYLCGMAPRNKMPGIKWLRQCYMSIDRRLRKDLKGLFVVHPAWYVRALITVIKPFISEKFSRKMRFIHSLQELAEFVPVEQLQIPDCIREYDTQLNR
- the bnipl gene encoding bcl-2/adenovirus E1B 19 kDa-interacting protein 2-like protein, with protein sequence MGTYSDQREAYMQNGHTENSRTSDFIPDMELREEWQDEEFPRPLPEDTHSPGDEEESAGAEGKKPVPPTSLALTGNTVRKKRLVAPTLSLTLDKTSTDRSLKSDEFEASALSPSPDDDLDMDINLEALETPSDSESYNFPESMHDLEWEDDLPRMGKASIRKPSLLEHAEMGHLELDQVDDYGRRWRHFHIGGQDYQVNMSVLEPYLQVLSHGGYYGDGSTAIIMFTSCYLPENTTEHYEYVMDNLFRYIIGTLDLMVSENYILVYLCGMAPRNKMPGIKWLRQCYMSIDRRLRKDLKGLFVVHPAWYVRALITVIKPFISEKFSRKMRFIHSLQELAEFVPVEQLQIPDCIREYDTQLNR